DNA from Neoarius graeffei isolate fNeoGra1 chromosome 17, fNeoGra1.pri, whole genome shotgun sequence:
ACCAAATGCACTTACATAGTAAGAGAAGAGAAATCCTCTGAATAGGCTAGTAATTAGGCTACCACATCAACCTAGGTTTAGTGGAAGCAGTAGTTGATAATGTTCATTGGTTGCCAAGCCCTTCTTGAGCCAGATGATGGCCATGATCAGTGTCCCTCTTGCCTTGGGGTTGAACACTTAAGGCAGGAACTGACAGAGCTGGCATGCTTGAATTGAAGCTGTACGAGTCTAGCAACACAGTCAGCCAGGGCAAAATAAGCTTGCTCTGATTCGGCAGTCTAAGAGGGATAACCAAGTTTGTGAACAGGTGGTGTCTCTCACCTTAACGCTGATCTTGAATGCAATTAATTTCGGTATCAGGCTGGGATCTCTCCTTGTAGCTCTCTGTTACGAAACGCAAAATAAGCTCTCAATTGCCCTCTGCACAGAGGAACAGCGCTGTGCTAGTGCACACAAGCACCGCAGATCTGAGTCACAGGAGGCCCCCACTAGATCCCCCGGCCCAGAAGGTTGATACTTTGGCCTGAGTTTGCAGAGATTAAGACCCTCCTATACTTAATCTGCAACAACCTAGCGCACAGCCTGCTAGCGTACCCGCTACAGCTGCACAACAGTCTCCTtctgaggcactgcttctggcagATCTGAAGGTCAttggttcaagccccagcactgacgagcctccactgttgggccctcgagcaaggcccttaaccctccctGCGCCAGGAGCACCATGTCATGTACCCCCTTGTTGTACGTCACTCgggataagagcgtctactaaatgcctgtaatgtgatgcaattatttcactgTAGTCTCCCACAAGGTAGCAAGGCGTCAAAAATTGTAAATGTTATGGCTAAACTGTAGATACTGGTGTTTTTTCCAATGTAGATGGCAAATTTAGTAACCCAAAAACCATCATTttatatacacatacagtggAACTGCATAcatattttaaaagtaactttatttttcttgcgATATGctcaatgtttttcttttttgtgtgttgaacatttTTAAGAGCCAAGTCATTCTAAAAACTCCACTGACCTGAGAGCGGAGGTTGTCACAGTCTATGCTTGGCATTGCTGTGCTAAAGTGCCCTCCACTGTGCCTATGATGGTGAGTGGGATCAGACCTCGCTCTGCCACTGGTACTCGTTCCAGATGATCCTCCTAAAATCACAGAAAAGGTGCCGTGTTAACTTTTTAACTGCTTTCCACAAACATTTCACATAAAATCACAAAATATTAAAACTCTGAATATTGTTTTACCATATGTATATGACCAGAAATAGTACTGTTTCAACCTAATTCTACTAACTGCATCAGCAGTGTACGTGTGATTGCTATGGACAAGAAATTCtataaattttaattaatttatatcAGTTAAGAAATTCTATACATTTTCTGACAGAGGaatttgtgggtgtgtttgtggcATTTGTACCACAAAATTTGTTACTTTACctgaaattatgtttgatatatcactcCAACTGAATAAAAGAACAGCTTCAGTCAGACGGTCTCTCACATCTGCCTCCTCATAAGACATTTTTTTTAGTTGCTGTTGCAGTAAAACAGTTGCAGCTTTCAAGTCAATTAATAAAAGGCTTATTTATAAATTtaaatatctcattctcatctcattatctctagccgctttatcctgttctacagggtcgcaggcaagctggagcctatcccagctgactacgggcgaaaggcggggtacaccctggacaagtcgccaggtcatcacagggctgacacatacagtgcgtttacatgcacatccaaatcgagctactgtcggtaatcgagctaagggtcccagcaggggtgccagagaaatccaatcctacatgcacacaaggaaatcgagctattgtgtgaggtacattgtgcacccgagccacaggtggcgctacacgccccatcgtgttggtacacttccagttgtcatcatgaagagctattcaagagtataaacaaagttatcagttccgtgttcacaagaagaatgacgacgaggacagcaacatcgatatatatatatttttttcaactccttaagctgaatgagcatgaactatctcctcattgctccagaagtgcacgtttctactactgttgtcatgccgaccgaggctgttgtgtttcccacttgtgatctcgtcacttccagaaggggcagtgctgaagtaagtagctcgacagggtttacatgcactaagtagctcggctacaattgcataatttaggtcgcgtagctcaattacgagaaatccagttcggtttgatttcagccgagctaaggtgtttccatggcatttagaacttcgatttcagtcgagctatggcagaaattcgattttctctatgtgcatgtaaacgcactgatagacacagacaaccattcacactcacattcacacctacgctcaatttagagtcaccagttaacctaacctgcatgtctttggactgtgggggaaaccggagcacccggaggaaacccacgcggacacggggagaacatgcaaactccgcacagaaaggccctcgccggccacggggctcaaacccggaccttcttgctgtgaggcgacagcgctaaccactacaccactgtgccgcctaaatTTAAATATTCATATTATAAAGGTGTTTCCATAAAAGAGAATGTGTGTTTTTACCCCTCTTGGGACAGGAAACATATTGAAATACTTGGTTGGCCGGCTTCATAGATTGTTGTTTAGTTTTAAAATTAATATATAATTGCTTAATTGAATTTTAAGAACCAAGTGCAATTCAGTGATTATGATTTCTGAACAATTATGTGACTCCTTGGAACTTACTCATAAATGAGTCGGTTCTTTCATTTTCATATGTTCACAGACAAAAGGACACAGGGCCTGAACTGACAGGGGATGCAAGGTGAAGTCCTTCTAAAAATGGTTTCCAGGTCAAGTGGATTAAACCAAATTTACAAAAATACTATACATTTCCAGGGATGAGACTGCTAAATTACTAAAAAAATTAGACTTATTCACAATTCTACTGTAAATGTTCTGTACTATTCGGAAAAGGTGTGGTCAATCCTGAATAACTGCTTAGTCAAAATACAAATTCAAGCTCCAAAACTGTATactattctttaaaaaaataaaccacCAGACTATGGCGATATATCATTATAAATTATAATACACTATGCATTTTGTGATTTCTTTTTatatgttttaaaatgtgtcaCTGCTGGAAAGCACTGTCTGTTAGTGTTAGGAAGCGTTGCTGTGATTTACAGGGAGAGGGAGAAAGATGCCACTCCTCCCACACAGACAGCATGGCTAGCTCTGCTCCCATTGGCTATAGATGTCTGTGGCAATGTTGGGATTTGAACTTGTGATTTCCCAATGATGGCACAAACAACAAGCTTTACAAATGTATAGAATTTGGGAGAGGAAGATTTTGATCTATGATACAGAACTATGATTATGAGGGACTTTAACCCTCAAAAATCAAACCCAACAAAATATTTTTGCAAGATTAAATATATAAGGCGGCACGTTAATGGTCCTGCAAATAAGGGTATCACAATTACCCTGTAGTACCACAGAAAAAGCAGTTTTGTGTTCAGTAGACAAGCTCTTTTAACAGAAGACAAGCTATAGGCCTGTTTTATTCTCTTATTGTGTGTCAGGCAAAACGAAACCAATCTGGATCTAACCTAAACAGTATGTGTtgcataaataaacaaataaataaaacaaacagcttTATAATGTTTAGCCTCAGTAGAACCTATTTTAATGCAGGAATACCATCATCTTCTCTAAGAAAGAAGTTGAATGAAGTTGCATTTTGATGTTCTCATTCATAGAACAAGGTGAAACCTCTTAATAGCACTTATTGAGTCACTTGATTGCTGTAAGTAGGGACCACTGAGTAGGCAAAGTGGGACTCTATTTGCAGGGCACCTGAGCTTGAGGATGTACTAGAAGTGGTCCCTGAGGACTGCGAATGCTCAAGTGCAGGACTTGTTGAAACACTGCTGCTTGTGTTGGTTCCTTCATCTGCAGTCTTCTTAAAGAAGCTGTGCTGGAGCGCATAGTAGGGCTGGATTCGAGTCTTGGGGTCGTAGTCTAGCATTCTGAGCACAAGGTCCTTGAACTTCAAGTAGTCAGCCACTGCATGGCCAGACTCACCAGCTCTTCGACCACCAGGTCCACCAGCCTCCACCCCCAAAATGGTATGGAGTTTACGAGAAGCTGGAGGCTTGTACTGTTGACAAACAAACAACTTAGTAATGAACATACAAGCTCACTATAGTCCAtagaaaaacagaaataaaatgcACCCTTTTCCCGTCTTTGGTCTTCTTAATGCTCCACGTCCCATCTGATAATTTCTCAAAAAACTTTCTGGCTTTTGGTGCTAGGTCCATTATGTGACTGGGTGGGATACCAAGGACTTCAACAATTTTGTTCATTTGGTCCACCTGAGTGAAATGAAAAGAGCTTTCATTTTTTCCCCTCTACACACATACTGTATGTGTTAACAATTAAGCACAAAATAGAAACATAACACCAAACCAATATACTGTACAATTTGACAGTACGTCCTTTGATAGACTGTACAATTACAATAACCTCCTCAGTGGGCTGCTATGTTTATTTGTTACAAATCTTAGATTTCCTGACACAGACAATCCATGACGGATCTTTAGACATTTAGTTGAGAACACCCCAACCCAAATTGAATAATTCACTGTAGCCACACtgttaaagtttaaaaaaaaaaaacaaccccccccgctTTTTACTGACTCAATCATGAGGTTTCTCACCTCATTGGCTCCACTGAACAGAGGCTCTCCTGTATGCATCTCCACCAGTATGCACCCCAGAGACCACATGTCTATTGTCAGATCATATGGCATTCCTAACAGCACTTCAGGGGAGCGGTAGAATCGACTCTGGATATACTGATATATCTGAAAAAGATGCAATTACATTTAAATAATTAAGaaaggaaaaacaacaacaacaacaacaacaacaacccacacACAAACAATGAGAGAAACTGTTCTAATTATACCCTCTGTCCCAGTTGGCAGGAGCTTCCAAAGTCCACTATTTTAATGGCGCTTCTCTTGGGGTTACATAGTAGGATGTTCTCTGGCTTGAGGTCACAGTGGATGATGCTGAGTTCAGGAGTGGCAAGAAACAGCAGTGCTGTGCAGAGCTGCTGGGCAAACTTCCGCGTCAGGTTTAAAGAAACTCCTCTGAAGTTTGTGTTTCGTAACAAATCATACAAGTTGTATGACAACATTTCAAACACTAAACAAAGGTGATTCCGAAACATGAAGTGCCGCTTCAGATgaactaaagggggggaggggaaaATATATTAAGGGGCTTTACTGAACTGAAAAATTATTTTACTGAAAACAATGTAATGTAATACACACTAATAGAAAAACAATTATAGTTTATACAATAAACTGCATCATTAATACACCATGTAGCCCAAGATTCAAAATGTCATCTGAATTTAATACCTATGTAATATTTCATTTCTGTATCATGTTTGTTCATGAGCTCCAGCAGCCGCACTTCAATCTGAGCTTGATTCAGAAAAGCCTTCTTGTTCTTGATGATTTTGATTGCGACCCATTCCTGTTCAGCACGGTCATAAGCTTTAACAACCTGCAAGAAGCCAATTAAAAGACACATCAGTACATATTTAAGTTTCAGTGACACACCAAAGACGACAATAAGAATACTAAAGTGGTGTCAGGCATGTACACTActtggtcaaaagtttggacacacctgcccatcatACCCATATGTACAGCCTtcctcaaatttggcacaaagtCTGATGCACACAACTGTCTACTGTAGAATAATCACTGTAGAGTTCCTCTTGactggaaccaagaggcccaaaatatgttccagcacaaaatgagATCCATGGCagcatagtggtgcagtggttagcactgtcgcttcacagcaagaatattctgggtttgagcccagcagctgatgggggcctttctgtgcggagcttgcattttcttcctgtgtctgtgtgggtttcctctgggtatgccagttttcccccccacagttcaaagacatgcagttaggttaacatgggacagccttggcctgaggttgggctgaagtgcccttgagcaagtgcACCTAATCCacaactgcccactgctctgggtgtgtgcgcgcgctcattgctcacttgtgtgcgtgtgtgtgttcactgcttcagatgggtttgtggcagcgggggcgtggccaagcagcagtctgtgaatggagggcggggtcagggaaggtaagtggctaagtcattccacctgctgtcaattaatgtgtgtgtttgttacagggacagagcgtaaaaggagagagagcgagcagagaaagagagctctctccccaaccacaatgcgtgtgtgagtgagtgagtgatggatggatggatgaaaggaagcaagcaagctgaaaagccgaataaaAAGATATTCGTACaaatatcaactctcgcctgccgtgcttctgtgctccacccacatcaggaagttttacagtggtgccgaaactcaGGAGCACAGAAGCgcggcaggcaagagttgatatTTGTATGAATATCTTtttattcggcttttcagcttgcttgcttcctttcatctatccatccactcactcactctcacacacacacgcattgtggttggggagagagctctcctcttctctctctctttttatgctccgtccctgtaataaacagacacacacacacactaacagcaggtggaacgacttagccacttaccttccccgaccccgccctccattcacagactgctgcttggccacgcccccgctgccacagggttaaatgcagaggttaaatttcactgggtGCTCAAGTCTGtgctcgagtgtgtgtgtgacaaaggtttcttggctgcctgagaccccgtccacacgtagccgggtatctgctaaatcgaagatatttttctacgttttggcctgtcatccacatgaaaacacatcaaaaacgaatatttaaaaaaaactccgggcaaagtgaagatttttgaaaactccgtgtacgccttttcgtgtagacagagataaccggaggtttgcgttttagaacgtcacaatctgcgccaaaaaaatgacaacaactctgccctgacgtcaaacgtgcgacctttgtttactgcagaagccagattaagcatggacttaagctagccgcacaccacggcgatccacgcggtaccgaaccgacccatttcagagccgactcccgacagggcacgcacacatccccgactgttgacgagtgcagtcgcgattgaagcgacatgtgacaacttaatagctttgtgattggctattggatataattactgttaaatccaacacttgaagatgctacaggctgaattacaaatgacacaacatggaatatgtagcgcactatctaggctgcatgagctattattcccaaccttaaatagtgcacttatataggggagttaaagcgatttggaattcagccacacaacttgagcagagtggctttccagcccactgtgtctatggataaagcttcagtctatggaattacagtatatacctgcattaggtgctaccaacacgtatttctcgcgctagaaattgtgtttaatgatgtcacgtgttatatgcgaaagatatgattggctactgctagcgactctcgccgatcagtctggctcccgattagtttttcgaatcggctgtgagatgagtcggtaccatcgaaaactagtctttacgcctgactcgcgacttcagttggctcggtacgctgaaaatcggcgtagtgtgcggctagctaaagagtaatggatcggagtagtgccttgaaagcgttaattattgtgcaggtgctatttacatctttaattttagaagcccaactactgctccaagagcacaggcgatgtgattagggggtaggatttggggaaatagccatctacaggtttggaatgcttatgaatgtgattgaaaacgcagatgttcggttatgtgtggaagggattttttttgaagacgaggtggtgtggataaaacatttttataaacggaggggggggggaaatgttcggttttaaaaatacccggctacgtgtgtacatggcattagaTTGAATACTGAAGTAGAAGAACTCCAATGTCCTGTACAGATTCCTGCCCTCAATCACACTGAAcagctttgggatgaactgaaacaccgactgcaccccaggcctcatgACCTGAcatcagtgtctcatctcattaatgctcttgtggGCGAAATGAGCAAATcccacagccacgctccaaaaatctagtggaaagccttctcaggAGTGTGGAGGTTATTACAACAGCAAATGGGGGACTAAATTTATTATAGGATGTTCAACAACCAAATATGGGTGTGAATGGTCAGGTATCCACACACTTTTGACCACACAGTGTATGTGTGGGAATTGGACCTGACTAGCTCTGTTTGAGCAGCAAGCATATTAAATATACAAGTCAGTCAATAGAAGCTGTGCCTTCATCTGCATATATGACATGACCATATGTTAGGGACCATACCTGCCCAAATGAACCCTTTCCTATTAAAGAGTCGATTTCATAACGGTCCATCCACTTCTCTCCATTCTTAACAATGTAATCAAAGTTGTCATCATCATAGCCATCATTGAAGACTTTCTTCTCTTTCTTATGGCTGGAGTCCTCACAATGACCCTGTTGATGCCGTCGTTTCTTTTTTGCATAATACACCTACGCAGAATGaaagattaaaaacaaacaaaacatcagTTTCTCTTACGTTTGTCTCAAACAATATCAGTCCGTTTTATATGGGTGTTCATAAAATGATATACAGGGTGTCTGAAAATTCAGGAACCAATGACAATAAAACTCCATATACGTAATTTTGTATTTATTCTTTACACCACACGCTCTACATGTTCAGCCTTACACTATATGCGTTTTCTCAGCTGTTGCATCAACATGTTTGCTCAACATATTCAGATCAACATATTTACTCATTGCATTCTCATTGATTTCTGACTTTTCGGACCACCCTGTATCACTTACTGTGCCACATACAAATCTGTGACATTTTCAGGAGGTGCCAAATTGACAAAAAAATACTAACAGTATTTTACCAGAAAAACCCTAGTGCATGTCAATTTTTGTGTGCTCATAGTATGAATGAATGTCCACAAAACAACTAAGTTACTATCATCGCTGACATGATAGCagctatttaaaataaaaaatttttgtatgtatatatatatatatatatatatatatatatatatatatatatctcctgcACCAGCCTCTCATCTCCTCACGCTTGACGTTTCCAAGAAACCTGAAAGCCTAAAGTCTTGGTCCTGGAGACTCTCCCATGACTgaaaacttatggcccttttccactaccctttttcagctcacttcagcccaacactgctcgcgtttcgactacctcagagcggcgcgactgagctcacttcagccttactcagcacccaaaactcgcacggttttggagtggggctgaagtgagccaaaccgagctgagtgaggctaggggcgtgaggagacactcccctgtgcactgattggtgaggaggagtgtcctcacatgcccacacacgccccgcgagcacgctgggatctgtaaacaccgtaaacccagaagaagaattacgaattacgagaatttctgaagcctgtatgcgccttgcctcatctatacgctcttgccagtatctgttggcattgtcggtgacaacaagctacagcaccaagaccaggaacactaacgactccatgtcctccatgtttattgtttactatccgggtcgtgagactaccgcttaaaaggtcactgatgtcactgtttgcgccgcctaacgacatcacgtgacgtccacccactttcgctaactccaccccatgtgtccacccacttccagccagcacggttcagcgcggttgtagtcgaaatgcaactccaacagccccgctcagctcgactcagcccaactcagcacggcacggctcagcccaactcagccgcgttggtagtggaaaagcggcattactgttAAAGTGCTTACAcctgagactccttccataaacatttaacaaacatctCCTTACAACGATGCTAGGTTTTGGGTTTTTTCTGTAACAGCATGGATTTTAACCTGTTTATTATTAGTCATAGATGAGTATCTGCTACACAAATCACTGAATTAGCTGAAGAATTGGAAGTCAAACCTTAGCTCATGTATCGGTAGCATAAAACTCTGGGTAAGGGTTAAAACAGAAACAAgacagcaataaataaataattacattAAGATTTTGACCAATGCTTCTTAGAGTTTACTGCCCTTATACATTATTAAACAAACATGCCCGTTTTGGCAGCAGATCTTACCTCattaatgtgtttgtaggttttgATTAAGTCAACAGAAAGCTTCCTCAAAGGAGCTGCAGTTGGTTCACGAAAACACTGGGGCATGTGCCTctgtatgaaacacacacacacacctttaggcTGAGATATATATAACAGTTCATTTTCCTGGACAAAACTTTGATCAAAGTAAGGACCGTATGTGGATTATAGGGTTGTTATGGTGTCATGGTTGGTTATGGAGTACAATCGGAGCACTGCCTTACTATCACCTCACTGACAGCACAGGAGGGTATAATGATACAAGCTTCAGAATTGGAAACTGCAATGATCATAAATGCTCAGGTGGATGGTGGAGTTTTAGGCAATTTTACAGTCCTGCACAATAAATCAAAATGTATAACATATTTTTAgctcgtcagccctgtgatgacctggcgacttgtccagggtgtaccccgcctttcgcccgtagtcagctgggataggctccagcttgcctgcgaccctgtagaacaggataaagcagctacaaataatgaaatgagatatttTTAGGTTTAAAGAAAAGTTTATCAATTATGACCATTAAGCTCATTTGTAATGCGTTAAGAGTGATCCGTTGT
Protein-coding regions in this window:
- the dyrk1ab gene encoding dual-specificity tyrosine-(Y)-phosphorylation regulated kinase 1A, b encodes the protein MAAPMPHSHPQHSDCHQQSTEQSGTVLPYSDQTQVLTATQRHMPQCFREPTAAPLRKLSVDLIKTYKHINEVYYAKKKRRHQQGHCEDSSHKKEKKVFNDGYDDDNFDYIVKNGEKWMDRYEIDSLIGKGSFGQVVKAYDRAEQEWVAIKIIKNKKAFLNQAQIEVRLLELMNKHDTEMKYYIVHLKRHFMFRNHLCLVFEMLSYNLYDLLRNTNFRGVSLNLTRKFAQQLCTALLFLATPELSIIHCDLKPENILLCNPKRSAIKIVDFGSSCQLGQRIYQYIQSRFYRSPEVLLGMPYDLTIDMWSLGCILVEMHTGEPLFSGANEVDQMNKIVEVLGIPPSHIMDLAPKARKFFEKLSDGTWSIKKTKDGKRYKPPASRKLHTILGVEAGGPGGRRAGESGHAVADYLKFKDLVLRMLDYDPKTRIQPYYALQHSFFKKTADEGTNTSSSVSTSPALEHSQSSGTTSSTSSSSGGSSGTSTSGRARSDPTHHHRHSGGHFSTAMPSIDCDNLRSQKRQPYHPPVVWTDGVGPEVVTVETHPVQETTFHVPPQHPKALHPHHHHHHHHHHHHHGQVITSFPRSRLYNSPTNSASTQDSMEVGHGHLSMTSLSSSASSSSTSSSSTGNHGHQVYQFRQGPTTALDFSRIGSMGLGAFSNPRQETGIAGHPPYSVPSNTGPGHFITEGHLGMRQGIDRDESPMSGVCVQPSSMASS